A single window of Vanessa atalanta chromosome 27, ilVanAtal1.2, whole genome shotgun sequence DNA harbors:
- the LOC125074258 gene encoding endoplasmic reticulum junction formation protein lunapark-B: protein MGLIISRFRRKKTTIEVLDTLETKIKSIEQDGQYKEQTHKRVIGYVMAYSVGLYVLFAVLYYYMYAGRSQHWVHSLLYASPLLILPVLVIFLRSAISWYYNWTLNKNRVKLNKMREEKKKILEDVMNTETYKVAKEILDKYGGPEEQSKASKPFTSFNASSNTTRTPPATPVQIRPRLAIQNSTPITNNNLNLVPVNAPTALYKGPRLRSDQLPRPLPDSHRSALDKVVDYLLKDGPNHRMALICTSCFSHNGMAMAEEFEYVSYVCAYCGQLNAARKQRPAAPLLSPARALPAPRPLGSGDDSSIASSSDSEDEKNSNDTTKVGEGEPDRPPSPMEVEAKSEMEKKED, encoded by the exons ATGGGTCTGATAATATCTAGATTTCGC CGCAAGAAAACAACGATAGAAGTTCTCGATACCCTCGAAACGAAGATCAAAAGTATAGAGCAAGATGGTCAATACAAGGAGCAGACACACAAGAGGGTCATCGGTTACGTCATGGCGTACTCCGTGGGCCTATACGTCCTGTTCGCGGTGCTCTACTACTATATGTACGCTGGGAGAAGCCAGCACTGGGTACATTCCTTGCTGTACGCTTCGCCGCTGTTGATCCTGCCTGTTCT cgTGATATTCCTCCGATCGGCGATATCGTGGTACTATAATTGGACGCTTAACAAGAATCGTGTGAAATTGAACAAAATGAGAGAAGAGAAGAAGAAGATTCTAGAAGATGTCATGAACACGGAGACGTATAag GTTGCAAAGGAGATATTGGATAAATACGGAGGACCAGAGGAGCAGTCTAAAGCAAGCAAGCCGTTTACATCATTCAATGCCTCCAGTAACACGACTAGAACCCCACCAG CGACTCCAGTACAAATACGACCAAGATTAGCGATACAGAACTCGACGCCGATAAcgaataataatcttaatttagtTCCCGTTAACGCACCAACGGCTCTGTACAAGGGACCGCGACTGAGG TCGGACCAGCTGCCGAGACCGTTGCCGGATAGCCACCGCTCTGCTCTGGATAAAGTGGTGGACTATCTTCTAAAAGACGGACCGAATCATCGCATGGCCCTTATCTGTACTTCTTGTTTCTCACACAATG GGATGGCGATGGCGGAGGAGTTCGAGTACGTGTCGTACGTGTGCGCGTACTGCGGGCAGCTGAACGCGGCGCGCAAGCAGCGCCCCGCCGCGCCGCTGCTGTCGCCCGCGCGCGCGCTGCCCGCGCCCCGCCCCCTCG GTAGTGGCGACGACTCTTCGATAGCCAGTTCAAGTGACAGCGAAGATGAGAAAAATAGTAATGATACTACGAAGGTTGGAG AAGGCGAACCGGATCGTCCCCCCTCCCCAATGGAGGTAGAAGCGAAATCCGAAATGGAGAAAAAAGAAGACTGA
- the LOC125074228 gene encoding uncharacterized protein LOC125074228 has product MAAKNVLLFICFMLCSIYVNCDILCEQGFCKEHINDDNECSTPSPECDINNATHSGIWLPSPTICNCCSFCLPLYKLGQPCSLGGSGNGITIGRCGDGLTCDNSTRTCIRMKTKCHDAQDDYDARHARGETGAFENRPSCDEKGKFTSFHCVPSQTCFCQSEEGERLFGEVVNRGLFMNMPCRCSRMAHKIQTLIAKELPYPVFGMRCTADGNFNPVQCIDNICYCVHTITGERIVGPSVDLNTTHISELPCYDEKLDLFPKTADSEPPYEYTTPCFDTVQERRDLIVKSIEEGFNVEYFSTFGSISCLPDGTFGRMTINSNGSKICVDERGEKLGNYEAPANTPQFNNMDCKCAQSTNVMTSSNEPPRCCKNGNFRPIQCHSGTCRCVDSDGRQVGRESSDVTKLTCYTQDWRNC; this is encoded by the exons ATGGCCGcgaaaaatgtattattgtttatttgtttcatgCTTTGTTCTATATACgtaaattgtgatattttatgtGAACAAGGATTTTGTAAA GAACATATTAATGATGATAACGAGTGTTCAACGCCTTCACCAGAGTGTGATATTAATAATGCAACTCATTCGGGGATATGGTTGCCATCACCTACTATATGTAATTGCTGCTCGTTCTGTTTGCCGTTGTATA AATTGGGTCAGCCTTGCAGTTTAGGTGGATCTGGCAATGGAATTACAATCGGCAGATGTGGTGATGGATTAACTTGCGATAACTCAACACGTACATGTATTAGAa TGAAAACGAAATGTCACGATGCACAAGACGACTACGATGCCCGACACGCTAGAGGCGAAACCGGTGCCTTTGAGAATCGTCCCAGCTGTGACGAGAAAGGAAAATTCACCTCCTTCCATTGCGTGCCTTCTCAAAC ctgTTTCTGCCAATCAGAAGAGGGGGAGAGATTGTTCGGGGAGGTTGTAAATAGAGGCCTGTTTATGAATATGCCTTGTC gtTGTTCCCGAATGGCTCACAAAATCCAGACATTGATAGCAAAAGAATTACCTTACCCAGTATTCGGTATGAGATGTACTGCGGATGGGAATTTCAATCCTGTACAGTGTATAGACAACATATGCTATTGCGTACACACAATCACTGGTGAAAGGATTGTTGGTCCCAGTGTAGATTTGAATACTACCCACATATCTGAATTGCCGTGCT ATGACGAAAAATTAGACTTATTCCCAAAGACAGCTGACAGTGAGCCTCCTTATGAATACACCACGCCTTGTTTCGACACAGTGCAAGAAAGAAGAGATTTAATAGTCAAAAGTATCGAAGAAGGATTTAATGTAGAATATTTCTCTACTTTTGGTTCCATTAGCTGTCTACCAGACGGAACTTTTGGGAGAATGACCATAAACTCGAATGGATC AAAGATTTGCGTGGACGAGCGTGGAGAGAAATTAGGAAATTACGAGGCTCCAGCTAACACACCTCAGTTTAACAATATGGACTGca AATGCGCGCAGTCAACGAATGTAATGACGTCATCAAATGAACCACCGCGGTGCTGCAAGAACGGCAACTTCAGACCGATTCAGTGTCACAGTGGAACGTGTCGTTGTGTAGACTCAGATGGGCGACAAGTTGGACGAGAATCTTCAgatgttacaaaattaacatGCTACACACAAGATTGGAGAAACTGTTGA